One window of Oscillibacter hominis genomic DNA carries:
- the nifS gene encoding cysteine desulfurase NifS → MKVYADNAATTAVSEAALGAMLPCLREDYGNPSSLHGWGQRAAEKLEEARAVFAARLHADPKEITFTGSGSESDNQAICSAAALGEKKGKRHIVSTKFEHHAVLHTLNKLERQGFEVTLIDIPTSGVIDPEQVEQAIRPDTCLVSVMFANNEIGTIQPIEAIGRLCRSRSVLFHTDAVQAAGHLGIDVEAMHIDLMSLSAHKFHGPKGVGVLYVRRGIPLTALIQGGAQERGKRAGTENVPGICGAAAAFDEACANMEENAKKLTDLRDKLIRELSRIPHSVVNGDLTRRLPGNVNLCFEGIEGESLLLLLDAKGIAASSGSACTSGSLDPSHVLLALGLPHEVAHGSLRLSLSEYNTEEEVDYIIDVLPGIVSYLREMSPVWDELEKGERTHVI, encoded by the coding sequence ATGAAGGTTTATGCGGACAACGCGGCCACCACCGCTGTGAGTGAAGCTGCCTTAGGCGCCATGCTCCCCTGCCTGAGGGAGGACTACGGCAACCCCTCCAGCCTTCACGGCTGGGGCCAGCGGGCGGCGGAGAAATTAGAAGAGGCCCGGGCGGTTTTTGCCGCACGGCTCCATGCCGACCCAAAGGAGATCACCTTTACCGGCAGCGGCAGCGAGTCGGACAACCAGGCCATCTGCTCGGCGGCGGCCCTGGGAGAGAAGAAGGGGAAGCGTCACATCGTCTCCACCAAATTTGAGCACCACGCGGTGCTCCATACCTTGAATAAACTGGAGCGGCAGGGCTTTGAAGTGACGCTGATAGATATTCCAACCTCCGGCGTGATCGATCCGGAGCAGGTGGAACAGGCCATCCGGCCGGACACCTGCCTTGTGAGCGTGATGTTTGCAAACAACGAAATCGGCACCATCCAGCCCATCGAGGCGATCGGCCGGCTCTGCCGCAGCCGCAGTGTCCTGTTCCACACGGACGCGGTTCAGGCGGCGGGGCACCTGGGCATCGATGTGGAGGCCATGCACATTGACCTGATGAGCCTCTCGGCCCACAAGTTCCACGGGCCCAAGGGCGTGGGCGTGCTCTATGTCAGACGGGGGATCCCCTTGACCGCCCTGATCCAGGGCGGCGCCCAGGAGCGGGGAAAACGGGCCGGCACGGAGAATGTGCCCGGGATCTGCGGCGCTGCTGCCGCCTTTGATGAGGCCTGCGCCAATATGGAAGAGAACGCAAAAAAGCTGACCGACCTGCGGGATAAGCTGATCCGAGAGCTGAGCCGGATTCCCCACAGCGTGGTCAACGGCGACCTAACGCGCAGACTGCCGGGCAACGTGAATCTGTGCTTTGAGGGTATCGAGGGGGAGTCTTTGCTGCTGCTATTGGACGCTAAGGGCATCGCGGCATCCTCCGGCTCCGCCTGCACCTCCGGATCATTGGACCCGAGCCACGTGCTGCTGGCGTTGGGGCTGCCCCACGAGGTGGCCCACGGTTCACTCCGCCTCTCGCTGAGCGAATACAATACGGAAGAGGAAGTGGACTATATCATCGATGTGCTGCCGGGGATCGTCTCCTACCTGAGGGAGATGTCTCCGGTTTGGGATGAACTTGAGAAAGGAGAGCGTACGCATGTTATATAG
- the nifU gene encoding Fe-S cluster assembly scaffold protein NifU codes for MLYSEKVMDHFQNPRNVGKMEDADGIGEVGNAKCGDIMRMYIKVDPETQVITDVKFNTFGCGSAIATSSMATELIKGKPVSEALELSNHAVVEALDGLPPQKLHCSVLAEEAVRAAVRDYYDKNGIAYGDELRECPGHCDSCGHAQCEE; via the coding sequence ATGTTATATAGTGAAAAGGTGATGGATCACTTCCAGAATCCACGGAATGTGGGCAAGATGGAGGACGCCGACGGAATCGGCGAGGTGGGCAACGCCAAATGCGGGGATATCATGCGCATGTATATCAAGGTGGACCCGGAGACCCAGGTCATCACGGATGTGAAGTTCAACACCTTTGGCTGCGGCAGCGCCATTGCCACCAGCTCCATGGCGACGGAGCTCATCAAAGGCAAGCCCGTCAGCGAGGCGCTGGAGCTTTCCAATCACGCTGTTGTGGAGGCGTTGGATGGGCTGCCGCCCCAGAAGCTGCACTGCTCCGTTTTAGCGGAAGAGGCGGTTCGCGCAGCGGTGCGGGACTATTACGATAAAAACGGCATTGCCTATGGAGATGAACTGCGGGAGTGCCCGGGTCACTGTGACAGCTGCGGACATGCGCAGTGTGAAGAATAA
- a CDS encoding translation initiation factor 2 — protein sequence MATTKNLCAQIPIDLHERVSEERERLGQTTSEYIANLIQDYYNMMENQKGGITMTEKGRTMAFQIPEELFQRIKRHLERETLRTGKKLTQRDFVLNLITQALDEADAENTAEQNAPTEASVAPRVADVTAPAGTDTPHEDNAV from the coding sequence ATGGCAACCACTAAAAACTTGTGTGCTCAGATCCCCATCGACCTGCATGAGCGGGTCAGCGAAGAACGGGAACGGCTGGGCCAGACCACCAGCGAGTACATCGCCAACCTCATCCAAGACTATTACAACATGATGGAAAATCAGAAAGGCGGCATCACTATGACTGAAAAAGGCAGAACGATGGCATTCCAAATCCCCGAAGAACTCTTCCAGCGCATCAAGCGTCATCTGGAGCGCGAGACGCTCCGAACCGGCAAAAAGCTCACCCAGCGAGACTTCGTGCTGAACCTGATCACGCAGGCGCTGGACGAAGCGGACGCTGAGAACACCGCAGAGCAGAACGCCCCCACTGAGGCCTCTGTCGCGCCCCGTGTGGCCGACGTGACCGCTCCAGCGGGCACGGACACCCCCCATGAAGATAACGCCGTTTAG
- a CDS encoding toprim domain-containing protein, which produces MASEIRNRFTDTEMQIARETDLPDLLSHLGYQVKRVGRFHTTTEMDSLRIKDRRTWFRYSQNTGGDAITFLQQFCGKSFPEAVEYLLTFHGKARDAPIPQPKPISPKQEFSLPLRNADDRRVFAYLRKRGIAAQVIRQFMNSGLLYEDAVHHNCVFVGRDESGQAKYAGLRGTYDLDSPGFKGDATGSDKNTGFSLPHDPRSDLVLVFEAPIDLMSYLTLHRDTTNALALCGLYDGALQTYLQAHPEIRRIALCLDADEPGQKAAQQLQEKYQLQGYAVTVEKPRCGKDWNEYLQKRLCSRERGR; this is translated from the coding sequence ATGGCAAGCGAGATCAGAAATCGCTTCACAGACACAGAAATGCAGATCGCCAGAGAAACGGACCTGCCGGATCTGCTCTCCCACCTCGGCTATCAGGTGAAGCGCGTGGGACGCTTCCATACTACCACGGAGATGGACAGCCTGCGGATCAAGGATCGGCGTACCTGGTTCCGGTATTCCCAGAATACCGGCGGGGATGCCATTACCTTCCTCCAGCAGTTTTGCGGAAAATCCTTTCCGGAAGCGGTGGAGTACCTTCTGACCTTCCATGGGAAAGCCAGAGACGCGCCCATTCCGCAGCCAAAGCCGATCAGCCCGAAACAGGAGTTTTCCCTGCCGCTCCGCAACGCGGATGACAGAAGGGTTTTCGCCTATCTCCGTAAGCGCGGCATCGCCGCACAGGTGATCCGGCAGTTTATGAACAGCGGCCTGCTGTATGAGGATGCGGTACATCATAACTGCGTCTTCGTCGGCAGGGATGAATCCGGACAGGCAAAGTACGCGGGGCTGCGTGGTACCTATGATCTGGACAGCCCCGGCTTCAAGGGAGACGCAACCGGCAGCGACAAAAACACAGGCTTCTCCCTCCCGCACGATCCGCGCTCAGATCTGGTGCTTGTCTTTGAGGCGCCCATTGACCTGATGAGTTACCTCACGCTCCACAGAGACACAACCAACGCCCTTGCTCTGTGCGGACTCTATGACGGCGCACTGCAGACCTATTTGCAGGCGCATCCGGAGATCCGCCGTATTGCGCTGTGTCTGGACGCGGACGAGCCTGGGCAGAAAGCCGCCCAGCAATTACAGGAAAAGTATCAGTTACAGGGGTATGCCGTTACCGTGGAGAAACCGCGCTGCGGCAAGGATTGGAACGAGTATCTGCAAAAACGGCTTTGCAGCCGGGAAAGGGGGCGATAG
- a CDS encoding S-layer homology domain-containing protein, which produces MNLKKNHYSRRALALLLTLVMCVGMIPTAFAAQQNSYHDPAEHWMQASGRTNELDANSVVTRETFKCGECGKATSFEVFRVPEYTRNGQPALSRNVKYSDGTMVDGVGKGDTMDGIPGKDATYTGYHYTKAVCETCGGINTNMSKSEYGYLKNVYWLYDCAAAFTQELDETVSYEYTDDTYHTVTTKGGTYCAFCYGTNHTVSRKLERHSMVTEVLPQPANGRFATVEKCSLCDYTRYDYTAAKAVVASYYGVVDGQPHTISVTDLSEAGVRTSIRYGNSADSCTMTSAPNYTDEGQYTVYYEITYTCDGVDMTENGVAYVWLRDDTTDENGNCDCGCSNPNCGCQNKNCNGNCCADKGCGENHKYILLDSTKAGCTSLGYDRYLCTECGKIEKRDYVDSLGHAWQSIVIRDATCETDGKLLELCSRCGQMKQTATPKGEHSYEVYTVAATCTSPGYTVRECSACGDRHIEDITAALPHNYESHVIAATCENGGKTIHRCDGCGSSFVTDYTDALGHSWDKGTLVTNATCTGEGVMEYRCTRCGYHRLDADPADGHIPGAPATCTEPQLCTRCGAVLKNALGHDYKSEVTAPTCTEMGYTTNTCTRCGDTTKTDYTESAGHKPGDWIIDKEPTTDAAGSKHKECENCGEKLETAEIEKIYNSGTTDSKGEAVVGGYLVTVTDTDTKNPVANAAVALHKDNSISIRLPNSRLLDYADQTTVTVQLVKDKSAVPDMSIAVTDKNDNYAFGKTDKAGQITVPTSSGKTNEDGKVTTGYEDADGDRWTLTVKVIRTDTKRPISGSAVSIGKTGNITVKLPDGTDLDAKHQVTVIVTDHKKAPQQGKNVTVKGDLGQSAVGKTDKNGELTVPEVEQTERHGVYIVGYTDGTFGPSRSMTRSEAAAIFARLLAEKNGDTISTAANTKFADIPAHAWYSGYVKYLCNNGITYGKSKTIFAPNDAITRAEFTTMAVRFFDVYGDGDAEIMEQFSGFNDVSSGYWAAEYIKYAALHGWINGYGDGSFHADREINRAEVVTIVNRLLGREADEDYIADNLRKLNTFPDVSRKHWAYYAVMEAANAHTAILGDSESWGK; this is translated from the coding sequence ATGAATCTGAAAAAGAACCATTATTCCCGCAGGGCGCTGGCACTGCTGCTGACGCTGGTCATGTGCGTGGGCATGATCCCCACCGCTTTTGCCGCCCAGCAGAACAGTTACCACGACCCCGCCGAGCACTGGATGCAGGCGTCCGGCCGTACCAATGAGCTGGACGCCAACAGTGTTGTGACCCGCGAGACCTTCAAGTGCGGTGAGTGCGGCAAAGCCACATCTTTTGAGGTGTTCCGCGTTCCCGAATATACCCGCAATGGCCAGCCGGCACTTAGCCGCAATGTGAAATATTCGGACGGCACGATGGTAGATGGTGTCGGTAAGGGTGATACCATGGACGGCATCCCCGGCAAGGACGCTACCTATACCGGATATCACTACACCAAAGCCGTCTGTGAAACCTGCGGCGGCATCAACACAAATATGAGCAAAAGCGAGTACGGCTATCTGAAAAATGTCTACTGGCTGTATGACTGTGCCGCCGCATTTACGCAGGAACTGGACGAAACCGTTTCCTACGAGTACACGGACGATACCTATCACACTGTCACCACCAAGGGCGGCACCTACTGCGCATTCTGCTACGGTACCAATCATACGGTCAGTCGCAAGCTGGAGCGCCACAGCATGGTGACGGAAGTTCTGCCCCAGCCGGCAAACGGCCGCTTTGCTACGGTAGAGAAATGCAGTCTGTGCGACTATACCCGCTATGACTATACGGCTGCCAAGGCCGTTGTTGCCAGCTACTACGGCGTGGTAGACGGACAGCCCCATACCATCAGCGTTACGGACTTGTCTGAAGCCGGTGTCCGCACCTCTATCCGTTACGGCAACAGCGCGGATAGCTGCACCATGACCTCCGCGCCCAACTATACGGACGAGGGTCAGTACACTGTCTATTACGAGATCACCTACACCTGTGACGGTGTGGATATGACGGAAAACGGTGTGGCCTATGTCTGGCTCCGTGATGATACGACGGATGAAAACGGCAACTGCGACTGCGGCTGTTCTAACCCCAACTGTGGCTGCCAGAACAAGAATTGCAACGGAAATTGCTGTGCCGACAAGGGCTGTGGTGAAAACCACAAGTATATTCTGCTGGACAGCACCAAGGCCGGCTGCACCAGCCTCGGCTATGACCGCTACCTCTGCACGGAGTGCGGCAAGATCGAAAAGCGCGACTATGTGGACTCCCTCGGTCACGCATGGCAGAGCATCGTCATCCGCGACGCCACCTGCGAAACGGATGGCAAGCTGCTGGAACTGTGCTCCCGCTGCGGACAGATGAAGCAGACCGCCACGCCCAAGGGCGAACACAGCTATGAGGTCTACACCGTGGCTGCCACCTGTACCAGCCCCGGTTATACCGTCCGCGAGTGCTCCGCCTGTGGGGATCGTCACATTGAGGACATCACGGCGGCGCTGCCTCACAATTACGAATCCCATGTCATCGCCGCTACCTGCGAAAACGGCGGCAAGACCATCCACCGCTGTGACGGCTGCGGCAGCAGCTTCGTCACAGACTACACCGACGCGCTTGGTCATAGCTGGGATAAGGGAACCCTTGTTACCAACGCCACCTGCACCGGCGAGGGGGTCATGGAATACCGCTGCACCCGCTGTGGCTACCACCGTCTGGATGCCGACCCTGCGGATGGACACATCCCCGGCGCTCCTGCTACCTGCACGGAACCCCAGCTCTGCACCCGCTGCGGCGCGGTGCTGAAAAATGCGCTGGGACACGATTACAAGTCCGAAGTGACTGCCCCCACCTGCACGGAGATGGGATACACCACCAACACCTGCACCCGCTGTGGCGACACTACCAAGACCGACTATACCGAGTCTGCCGGTCATAAACCCGGCGACTGGATCATCGACAAGGAGCCTACCACCGACGCTGCGGGCAGCAAGCACAAGGAGTGCGAGAACTGCGGCGAGAAGCTGGAAACGGCAGAGATCGAGAAAATCTACAACAGCGGCACCACGGACAGCAAGGGTGAAGCCGTTGTAGGCGGTTATCTTGTGACCGTCACCGATACCGACACCAAAAATCCTGTGGCAAACGCCGCAGTTGCGCTCCACAAGGATAACAGCATCTCCATCCGCCTGCCGAACAGCCGCCTGCTGGACTACGCCGACCAGACCACCGTGACCGTGCAGCTTGTCAAGGACAAGTCCGCTGTGCCGGACATGAGCATCGCTGTCACGGATAAGAATGACAACTACGCCTTCGGCAAGACCGACAAGGCAGGTCAGATCACCGTCCCCACCAGCAGCGGTAAGACCAACGAGGACGGCAAGGTCACTACTGGCTATGAGGACGCGGACGGCGACCGCTGGACGCTGACCGTCAAGGTCATCCGCACGGACACGAAGCGCCCCATCTCCGGCAGTGCAGTGTCCATCGGCAAGACCGGCAATATCACGGTGAAGCTGCCGGACGGCACAGATCTGGACGCCAAGCATCAGGTGACGGTCATCGTGACCGACCACAAGAAGGCTCCCCAGCAGGGGAAAAATGTCACGGTCAAGGGTGATCTGGGTCAGTCTGCCGTAGGCAAGACCGACAAAAACGGTGAGCTGACCGTCCCCGAAGTGGAGCAGACCGAGCGCCACGGCGTTTACATCGTCGGCTACACGGACGGCACCTTTGGCCCCAGCCGCAGCATGACCCGCAGTGAAGCCGCCGCGATCTTCGCCCGCCTGCTGGCGGAGAAGAACGGTGACACCATTTCCACGGCGGCAAATACCAAATTTGCGGACATTCCTGCCCACGCCTGGTATAGCGGCTATGTGAAGTATCTGTGCAACAACGGCATTACCTATGGTAAGAGCAAGACCATCTTTGCCCCCAACGATGCCATTACCCGTGCTGAGTTTACCACGATGGCTGTCCGTTTCTTTGATGTGTACGGCGACGGCGACGCTGAGATCATGGAGCAGTTCAGCGGCTTCAATGATGTTTCTTCCGGCTATTGGGCGGCAGAATACATCAAGTACGCCGCGCTCCACGGCTGGATTAACGGCTACGGGGACGGCTCGTTCCACGCAGACCGCGAGATCAACCGCGCCGAGGTCGTCACCATCGTCAACCGCCTGCTGGGCCGCGAAGCGGATGAGGACTACATCGCGGACAATCTCCGCAAGCTCAACACCTTCCCGGATGTGAGCCGCAAGCATTGGGCGTATTACGCAGTCATGGAAGCCGCCAACGCCCATACCGCCATTCTGGGTGACAGCGAAAGCTGGGGCAAGTAA
- a CDS encoding single-stranded DNA-binding protein, translated as MLKITAIGNLTHDVELKMNEATGKPYAILRIASDRRYKDKDGNKLTDFISIKVRGPLAERCAAFAWKGCKLVATGDFETITFADDPQRQPGFLIKASDVEFLSPRKAEDAAQAVEDMSASEDAA; from the coding sequence ATGCTGAAAATCACTGCCATTGGCAATCTGACCCACGATGTGGAACTGAAAATGAATGAGGCCACCGGCAAACCCTATGCCATCCTGCGTATCGCTTCGGACCGCCGCTATAAGGATAAGGACGGCAACAAGCTCACCGATTTTATCTCCATCAAGGTGCGCGGCCCTCTGGCCGAGCGCTGCGCGGCGTTTGCGTGGAAGGGCTGTAAGCTGGTAGCCACCGGCGATTTCGAGACCATCACCTTCGCGGACGATCCCCAGCGCCAGCCCGGTTTCCTCATCAAAGCCAGCGATGTGGAATTCCTGTCTCCCCGCAAGGCGGAGGACGCGGCACAGGCGGTGGAGGATATGTCCGCCAGTGAGGACGCCGCCTGA
- a CDS encoding synapsin-1 (Synapsin I), whose protein sequence is MQKAKKTMPSRTGIPPDAQAEILQKLSAETKITSCEIAEILKKHDVCGDMDALQDAYRKRLGQRLLSGIRDENGKREILSTSGGEYVIVDCCNDPQKLKAIQRRIQAQMNGLDVSAGKVHGRVHFLERFMGWVRKERSDGAA, encoded by the coding sequence ATGCAGAAAGCGAAGAAAACGATGCCCAGCCGGACGGGAATCCCGCCTGACGCGCAGGCGGAGATTTTGCAAAAGCTGTCTGCCGAGACGAAGATCACTTCCTGTGAGATCGCGGAGATCTTGAAAAAGCATGATGTCTGCGGAGATATGGACGCGCTCCAGGACGCCTACCGGAAACGGCTGGGACAGCGTCTCCTGTCCGGCATCCGGGACGAGAACGGCAAGCGGGAAATCCTCTCCACCAGCGGCGGCGAGTATGTCATCGTAGACTGCTGCAATGACCCGCAGAAGTTGAAAGCCATCCAGCGCCGCATTCAGGCGCAGATGAATGGGCTGGATGTGTCTGCCGGGAAGGTGCATGGTCGCGTTCACTTTTTAGAGCGTTTTATGGGCTGGGTAAGAAAGGAGCGGTCAGATGGAGCGGCATGA
- a CDS encoding DUF4240 domain-containing protein — protein sequence MERHEEMLSPEEQYAQLAPTLDADGFSLYAAAEEVTGLKVYEEFPYEDNHGMFEMADGHTLLRYLEAAYFGVVTWEIVPGTPYERAILGEVDKTSPEYRAFYQKICAGAAAHIKKRIGKERQNVKGPITEINKESFWDLIHEAKNACGQDMDAMLANLKDRLVSMGPTQAQNFHDIIHAYEDLADKFGLWDAAGIMKEYGCSDDGFIDFRAWLIAQGREVYFAALADPDSLADVVPYGDCCFEQLSYVGDYAYEQLTGKSAYDQTDWSAYEALLMKLEQDIVYKDGIEFPREGADLKKYLPRLCAKHPEWDGQTRWNLQLKEIRDLIHAGKDYDRRQTSNKKKRSRGGEAR from the coding sequence ATGGAGCGGCATGAGGAAATGCTGTCCCCGGAGGAACAGTACGCGCAGCTTGCGCCGACGCTGGACGCAGACGGTTTCTCGCTGTATGCCGCCGCGGAAGAAGTCACCGGGCTCAAGGTCTATGAGGAATTTCCCTATGAGGATAACCATGGAATGTTTGAGATGGCAGACGGTCACACGCTGCTGCGGTATCTGGAAGCGGCATACTTTGGGGTCGTTACCTGGGAAATCGTCCCCGGCACGCCCTATGAGCGGGCTATTCTCGGTGAAGTGGATAAGACCTCACCGGAGTATCGCGCGTTTTATCAGAAGATCTGCGCGGGTGCGGCAGCGCACATCAAAAAGCGTATTGGGAAGGAGAGACAGAATGTGAAGGGACCGATCACAGAGATCAACAAAGAATCCTTCTGGGACCTGATCCATGAGGCAAAAAACGCCTGCGGGCAGGATATGGACGCCATGCTGGCCAATCTGAAAGACCGGCTGGTTTCTATGGGCCCCACGCAGGCACAGAATTTTCACGACATTATCCACGCCTATGAAGATCTCGCGGACAAGTTCGGCTTGTGGGACGCGGCAGGGATCATGAAGGAATACGGCTGCAGCGATGATGGGTTTATCGATTTTCGCGCCTGGCTCATCGCACAGGGGCGCGAGGTCTATTTTGCCGCGCTGGCAGACCCGGACAGCCTTGCGGATGTCGTTCCCTACGGCGATTGCTGCTTTGAGCAGTTGAGCTATGTCGGGGACTATGCCTACGAGCAGCTCACCGGGAAAAGCGCCTATGATCAGACAGATTGGAGCGCATATGAAGCGCTTTTGATGAAGCTGGAACAAGATATCGTCTATAAGGACGGCATCGAGTTTCCCAGAGAGGGTGCGGATCTGAAGAAATATCTGCCCCGGCTCTGTGCGAAGCATCCGGAGTGGGACGGTCAAACGCGCTGGAATCTGCAGCTGAAGGAGATCCGGGATCTGATCCATGCCGGAAAGGACTATGACCGGCGCCAGACATCAAATAAGAAGAAACGCAGCCGTGGAGGTGAAGCAAGATGA
- a CDS encoding ParM/StbA family protein, with protein MSESMIVGVDHGYAAMKTAHFSFPSGLVAYEHEPYTLKDVLEYGGKFYVVGSGRQALQKNKTQTEDYYLLTLAAIAKELSFRHAEPATEIHLAAGLPLTSFGREKNAFRDYLLRDGKTVNFRYEGQEYSIAIRKVSLFPQGYAAVLTQSILLDEPSVIVADIGGWTVDLMRMDNRIPNASTCRSLELGMIRCLDEIGEQIRRTLGLSMTAAQMESVLRGDAVHINDDARKIIDRQADAYVHRLLSAITESGLDTRAMPAVFLGGGAALLKRTVSAADGLCRPVILDDVSLNAKGYERLTERLSKNDEQ; from the coding sequence ATGAGCGAGTCCATGATTGTTGGTGTCGACCACGGCTATGCCGCTATGAAAACGGCCCATTTCTCGTTCCCCTCCGGCCTGGTGGCGTATGAGCACGAGCCATATACGCTGAAGGACGTGCTGGAATACGGCGGAAAATTCTATGTGGTGGGCAGCGGGCGTCAGGCGCTTCAGAAGAACAAAACGCAGACAGAGGACTACTACCTCCTCACGCTGGCGGCCATTGCAAAGGAGCTTTCCTTCCGTCATGCGGAGCCTGCGACAGAGATCCATCTGGCGGCCGGACTGCCCCTTACCAGCTTTGGACGGGAGAAAAATGCATTCCGGGACTATCTGCTCCGGGATGGGAAAACGGTAAATTTCCGCTATGAGGGACAGGAATACTCCATCGCCATCCGCAAGGTGTCCCTGTTCCCGCAGGGCTATGCCGCAGTTTTGACCCAGAGCATCCTGCTGGATGAGCCTTCTGTGATCGTGGCGGATATCGGTGGCTGGACCGTGGATCTGATGCGCATGGACAACCGTATTCCCAATGCATCGACCTGCCGCAGTCTGGAACTTGGCATGATCCGCTGTCTGGATGAGATCGGTGAGCAGATCCGCCGCACGCTGGGCCTGTCTATGACGGCAGCACAGATGGAAAGCGTGCTGCGCGGCGATGCTGTCCATATCAACGATGATGCCAGAAAAATTATTGACCGGCAGGCAGACGCCTATGTCCATCGTCTGCTCTCCGCCATTACGGAGAGCGGACTGGATACCCGTGCCATGCCTGCTGTTTTTCTGGGCGGCGGCGCAGCGCTTCTGAAGCGGACTGTATCCGCCGCGGACGGTCTTTGCCGCCCAGTCATCCTTGACGATGTATCCCTCAACGCCAAAGGCTATGAGCGGCTGACGGAACGTCTTTCCAAGAACGATGAGCAGTAA
- the dcm gene encoding DNA (cytosine-5-)-methyltransferase produces the protein MFAGIGGFRTGLTRAGGFRCVGHCEIDKYANASYEAIYEPGKEERYYHDATKIDPADLPDFDLLCGGFPCQTFSIAGRRKGFDDTRGTLFFEIARLAQSKRPSYLLLENVPGLLSHDKGRTFSVILATLNDLGYRVEWMVLNSKHFGVPQSRRRLFLICYLDPRCAGKIFPVFGTGGKALIQVLGGSQGSRVYDADGIACTQTAGAGGVGGKTGLYIIPQDRPFVDLCAGEARQTEAARCLTARYGQTTLSNHRAERSGVLLIKEATKKGYKEANPGDSVDLGFSGSNTRRGRVGQDIAHTLETSCIQGIVERGGRIRRLMPRECLRLHGFDEWQIDRILAIQSDAQAYKQAGNSVTANVIEAIGRRIREVDAELKAGAAA, from the coding sequence ATGTTCGCCGGCATCGGCGGCTTCCGCACGGGATTGACCCGCGCGGGCGGTTTCCGGTGTGTAGGACACTGCGAGATCGACAAATACGCCAATGCCAGCTATGAGGCCATTTATGAGCCGGGAAAGGAGGAACGATATTATCACGATGCCACAAAAATCGACCCCGCAGACCTGCCGGACTTTGACCTTCTGTGCGGAGGATTCCCTTGTCAGACATTTTCAATCGCTGGCAGAAGAAAGGGCTTTGACGACACCCGCGGCACTCTCTTCTTTGAAATTGCCCGATTGGCTCAATCCAAACGACCTTCGTATCTTCTGCTCGAAAACGTTCCGGGACTGCTGTCGCATGACAAAGGCCGGACGTTTTCTGTCATCCTCGCCACGCTTAATGACCTGGGGTACCGCGTGGAATGGATGGTGCTTAACAGCAAACATTTTGGAGTCCCGCAATCCAGAAGGCGGCTGTTCCTTATCTGCTATCTTGATCCCCGATGCGCCGGAAAAATATTTCCTGTCTTCGGCACAGGTGGAAAAGCTCTTATACAAGTCCTCGGAGGCTCGCAAGGCTCCCGTGTCTACGACGCAGACGGAATAGCCTGCACGCAGACTGCGGGCGCTGGAGGTGTGGGCGGCAAAACAGGATTGTATATCATTCCGCAGGACAGACCCTTTGTGGATCTATGTGCCGGGGAGGCGAGACAAACGGAGGCTGCCCGCTGCCTCACTGCCCGTTATGGACAGACAACGCTGTCCAATCATAGAGCAGAACGTTCCGGCGTTCTGCTCATCAAGGAAGCCACGAAAAAAGGCTATAAAGAGGCGAATCCCGGTGACAGCGTCGATCTCGGCTTTTCCGGGAGCAATACCCGCCGTGGTCGTGTGGGACAGGATATCGCCCATACATTGGAGACGAGCTGCATCCAGGGCATCGTGGAACGTGGCGGACGCATCCGGCGTCTGATGCCGCGGGAGTGTCTGCGGCTGCATGGCTTCGATGAGTGGCAGATCGACCGCATCCTCGCCATCCAGTCTGATGCACAGGCGTATAAGCAGGCAGGCAACAGCGTCACCGCCAATGTCATTGAAGCCATCGGGCGCCGTATCCGGGAGGTGGATGCGGAACTGAAAGCCGGTGCTGCCGCATGA